Proteins from one Verrucomicrobiia bacterium genomic window:
- a CDS encoding glycosyltransferase family 4 protein, whose amino-acid sequence MKICHVITRLIVGGAQENTVSTCIGLRKLGHDVDLVIGPQTGPEGSLHDQAKGEGVPIIVAEELRRALNPFHDLGACTALRRLFVGKRYDVVHTHSGKAGFIGRIAAKLARVPIIVHTIHGPSFYEYQHPIGNWVFRWAEQVVGGYTTQFVSVADAMTEQYLAAGIGRSNQYVTIHSGMNIDAFLSARRDDSLRQALGISSGDFVVGKIARLFRLKGHEFLFEAAPRIVAAVPNVKFLLVGDGVYRERFERRVTEMNLRGHFAFAGLIPPSEVPRYVASMDLLVHLSLREGLPRALPQALACGKPVVAFDVDGAREVCIDGETGLLVRAGDVNGLATAVIRLLQDKELANRMGGRGRNLVKERFSEERMVRQLDELYRRLWTARH is encoded by the coding sequence ATGAAGATTTGTCATGTCATAACCCGGTTGATCGTCGGCGGGGCGCAGGAGAACACCGTGTCCACTTGTATTGGCTTACGGAAGCTGGGCCACGACGTGGACCTGGTGATTGGGCCACAAACGGGGCCGGAAGGTTCGCTCCACGATCAAGCGAAAGGGGAGGGTGTACCGATCATCGTTGCGGAGGAGCTGCGGCGCGCACTGAATCCGTTTCACGACCTGGGCGCCTGTACCGCGCTACGGAGGCTGTTCGTCGGGAAACGGTACGACGTGGTTCATACACACAGCGGGAAGGCCGGATTCATCGGGCGCATCGCCGCGAAACTGGCCCGGGTGCCGATCATTGTGCACACGATTCACGGGCCGTCCTTCTACGAATACCAACATCCCATTGGCAATTGGGTTTTCCGTTGGGCGGAACAGGTGGTGGGTGGATACACGACGCAATTCGTCTCCGTTGCGGACGCCATGACCGAGCAGTACCTCGCCGCGGGTATTGGCAGGTCCAATCAGTATGTGACCATCCATAGCGGCATGAACATCGATGCGTTTTTGAGCGCGCGACGCGATGATTCGCTGCGCCAAGCGCTGGGGATTTCCTCCGGTGACTTTGTAGTTGGCAAGATTGCGCGCTTGTTCCGGCTGAAAGGACATGAGTTTCTGTTCGAGGCGGCGCCACGCATTGTGGCCGCCGTGCCGAACGTCAAATTCCTGTTGGTGGGTGATGGAGTCTACCGCGAACGGTTTGAGCGACGGGTGACAGAGATGAACCTGCGCGGTCATTTTGCCTTTGCGGGTCTCATCCCGCCGAGCGAGGTTCCGCGGTACGTGGCGTCGATGGACCTGCTGGTGCACTTGTCGTTGCGGGAGGGCTTGCCGCGGGCGTTACCCCAGGCGCTTGCTTGCGGAAAGCCGGTGGTGGCTTTCGACGTAGATGGCGCGCGCGAGGTGTGTATTGACGGAGAGACCGGTTTGCTCGTGCGGGCGGGGGACGTGAACGGGTTGGCCACCGCCGTGATTCGGTTGTTGCAGGACAAGGAATTGGCAAATAGAATGGGCGGGCGGGGCAGAAATCTGGTCAAGGAGCGTTTTTCGGAGGAGCGGATGGTGAGACAACTCGACGAGTTGTACCGGCGACTGTGGACGGCGCGGCACTGA